The Rhodanobacteraceae bacterium genomic sequence GTGGCAGACCGAAACCGGCGGCATCCTGATCTGCCCGCTGCCTGGATCCACGGTGCTGAAGCCGGGCGCCGCGATGAAACCGTTTTTCGGCGTGCAACCCGCGCTGGTCGATGCCGACGGCAAGCGCATCGAAGGCGCGGGCGAAGGCAACCTGGTCATCCTCGATTCCTGGCCGGGCCAGATGCGCACGGTGTACGGCGATCATCAGCGTTTCATCGACACCTATTTCAAGATGTATCCCGGCGTCTACACCACCGGCGACGGCGCGCAGCGCGACGCCGACGGCGACTGGAAGATCACCGGCCGCGTCGACGACGTCATCAACGTGTCCGGCCACCGCATCGGCACCGCCGAAGTCGAAAGCGCCATGATGGCCGACGAACGCGTCGCGGAAGCCGCGGTGGTCGGTTGCCCGCACGACATCAAGGGCACCACCATCTACGCGTTCGTGACCCCCAAGGAAGGCGTGACGCCCAGCGATGCGCTCCGCAAGGAACTCGTCGCCGGCATCCGTGAGCGGATCGGTGCGTTCGCGGCGCCCGAATATCTGCAATGGGCGCCGGCGCTGCCCAAGACCCGTTCGGCCAAGACCATGCGCCGCATCCTGCGCAAGATCGCCGAGGCCGGCAACAGCGAAGTCGACCTCTCCGCGCTGGGCGACACCTCGACGTTGGCCGATCCTTCGGTGGTGAAGCGCCTGTATGACGATCGCGTGCGCCACTGACCGAGCGCCATTGCGTTGATGTTGTCGTCGCGGCCGGAGTTCACCGAGGTTTCGCCGCACGCCGCTGCCGCGCGCCTCGATGCCCGGTCGATCCACTTGTGGCGCATTCCCTACGCAATGTCGGCGGGGCGCGCGCCACTCCTGGCATTGCTGTCCGCCTACCTCGGCGTTCCGCCGTCCGGCATCGTGCTGGATCAGGAGCAGCGCGGCAAGCCGCGGCTTGCGCCATCCGTCGCCAGTCGCATCGGCGACCGGCGCCTCGAATTCAACTGGTCGCACAGCGGGGACCATGCGCTCGTGGCGTTGGCCCTCGACTGCGCGCTGGGCGTCGACATCGAACGCGTGGGCAAGAACCTGCGGGCGCTCGAAATCGCGCAGCGCTTTTTCGATCCCGCGGAGGCGGACACGTTGGCGCGGCTCGATCCGTCCGCGCGCGACGAATCGTTCATCGCCCTGTGGTGCGCCAAGGAAGCGGTGCTGAAGGCCGCGGGTGAGGGCTTGTCCTTCGGCCTGTCGCGGCTGTCGTTCCGGAAGGAGCCGCGAGGATGGACGCTCGATCGCACCGATCCGGCACTGGGCGCCATCGACGCCTGGCGTCTCGAAGGTTTCGATCCGTTGCCGGGTTACCGCGGCGCGTTGGCATGGCAGGGCGATGCGCGCCGCATCGTGGCGCTGCGTCCACCGGCGTGAGCGGCGCAAACTGAACCGTGGGCCACGGCGCATGAACTCGACCGGCATGCCGTGGTCACAGGAATACGGGAAGTCTCCCCGTAACATCCGCCCGTGCAGCGACGTGGTGGATTGCACTCTCCGGCGCGGAGGCCACTCCGCGCCGTTTTTTGTGCACGGGTTTGTGCGATGATCCTCGCGGCATGACCCTGCTCAGCGTCAATCTCAACAAGATCGCCGTGCTGCGCAACGCGCGCGGCGGCCACGAACCCAATCTCGCCACCGCGGCCGAGACCTGCATCGCCGCGGGCTGCGGCGGCATCACCGTGCATCCACGGCCGGACCGGCGCCACGTCACCGCCGAAGACGTGGCGATGCTGGCGGAGCTGGTCCGCGGCCGGGTGGAATTCAACATCGAGGGCAACCCCTTCGCACCGGCCCGCCCCGGTTATCCGGGTTTCGTCGAACTGGTGCGCCAGGCCCGACCCGCGCAGGCGACGCTGGTGCCCGACGCCGATGGTCAGGTCACGTCCGACCACGGGTTCGACCTCGCACGCGACCTGCCCAAGCTCGCGCCGCTGGTCGCCACGCTCAACGAGACCGGCTGCCGCGTTTCGCTGTTCGCGGACGCCGGGACCCTCGATGGTTTCGATGCCGCGCGCGCGGTCGGAGTGGCGCGGGTCGAGCTGTATACCGGGCCGTACGCGCACGC encodes the following:
- a CDS encoding 4'-phosphopantetheinyl transferase; the protein is MLSSRPEFTEVSPHAAAARLDARSIHLWRIPYAMSAGRAPLLALLSAYLGVPPSGIVLDQEQRGKPRLAPSVASRIGDRRLEFNWSHSGDHALVALALDCALGVDIERVGKNLRALEIAQRFFDPAEADTLARLDPSARDESFIALWCAKEAVLKAAGEGLSFGLSRLSFRKEPRGWTLDRTDPALGAIDAWRLEGFDPLPGYRGALAWQGDARRIVALRPPA
- a CDS encoding Pyridoxine 5'-phosphate synthase, producing the protein MTLLSVNLNKIAVLRNARGGHEPNLATAAETCIAAGCGGITVHPRPDRRHVTAEDVAMLAELVRGRVEFNIEGNPFAPARPGYPGFVELVRQARPAQATLVPDADGQVTSDHGFDLARDLPKLAPLVATLNETGCRVSLFADAGTLDGFDAARAVGVARVELYTGPYAHAFAAHDHAAELARCVATAQRARAAGLAVNAGHDLDQRNLGTFKRAIPELAEVSIGHALISEALYEGLDRTVRNYLAILA